The proteins below come from a single candidate division WOR-3 bacterium genomic window:
- a CDS encoding glycosyltransferase family 39 protein, with protein MFRIFYPYAWFEDSVYLYHAFAFKSGLKPFIQTLCVQPPTIEYLLAGLYSIFGVSYRVAEILTAIIVLISTVLLFDIARRLFDKYIALFVIAIFSFSSLLFRYHIFERELFTLFIAILVMWFIVCRDSKPLNWFFIGLLAGIGASIKLSGLFILPAAVIYWVVEKKFKAILYLLSGFLIITIGLYGYFLITYKNPAFYQIFHFHFFKGYDTAISLRFFDPFLISLNYMWILGASGIILCFFFANKFLIFPLAIFFEYSLFFLFISSTCWPHNMIDLLLPLAIANGLTIYCLKNISLRKKKNMIQLIIIIFLSGFFIYAGSLNPLYYQGLGYIPRNEVRKCAEIIESKTPPNRPVHISNYLAVESQRLKLIDYEECIGPYRLMLKIIQDKNDPTVKNIRFHSWGHLIEETLILWRYEIDEAVRKKHISCVIWDKIFPEWSLMYKLDKYLETETKFLSGSGYKVIYDSPYYTIWINE; from the coding sequence TTGTTCCGAATTTTCTATCCTTATGCCTGGTTTGAAGATTCTGTATATTTATACCATGCATTTGCCTTCAAATCAGGATTAAAACCATTCATCCAGACACTCTGTGTCCAACCACCAACGATTGAATACCTGCTTGCTGGATTATATAGTATCTTTGGAGTTTCTTATCGGGTTGCCGAAATTCTAACCGCAATAATTGTATTAATTTCAACAGTTTTACTTTTTGATATCGCCCGCAGGCTTTTTGATAAATATATCGCTCTATTCGTTATCGCTATTTTTAGCTTTTCTTCTCTGCTTTTTCGCTATCATATTTTTGAAAGAGAGCTCTTCACACTTTTCATTGCAATATTAGTAATGTGGTTCATTGTTTGCAGGGATTCTAAACCATTGAACTGGTTTTTTATCGGCCTCCTTGCAGGTATTGGAGCAAGCATTAAATTATCAGGATTATTTATTCTGCCCGCGGCAGTAATATATTGGGTGGTTGAAAAAAAATTTAAAGCCATACTATATCTCTTATCAGGGTTTCTAATCATTACTATTGGTCTCTATGGCTATTTTTTGATTACCTACAAAAACCCTGCTTTTTATCAAATTTTTCATTTTCATTTTTTTAAAGGTTATGACACTGCAATCAGTTTAAGGTTTTTTGACCCATTTTTGATAAGTTTGAATTATATGTGGATTTTAGGTGCAAGTGGCATTATTTTATGCTTTTTCTTTGCTAACAAATTTCTTATTTTTCCGCTGGCAATATTCTTTGAATACTCATTATTCTTTCTTTTCATAAGTTCAACTTGCTGGCCACATAATATGATTGATTTATTGTTGCCACTGGCAATCGCTAATGGATTAACCATTTATTGTTTAAAAAATATTTCCTTAAGAAAGAAGAAAAATATGATACAATTAATTATTATTATATTCCTGTCAGGTTTTTTTATATATGCCGGAAGTTTAAATCCTCTTTATTATCAGGGATTGGGTTATATCCCGCGCAATGAAGTAAGAAAATGTGCAGAGATTATTGAATCCAAAACACCACCCAATAGGCCGGTTCATATCTCAAATTATCTTGCGGTTGAATCACAGCGATTAAAGCTCATAGATTATGAAGAATGTATCGGTCCGTATCGGCTGATGTTGAAAATTATACAAGATAAAAATGACCCGACAGTAAAAAATATTAGATTTCATAGTTGGGGACATTTGATTGAAGAGACTCTGATATTATGGCGATATGAAATTGACGAAGCGGTAAGGAAAAAGCACATTTCCTGCGTTATCTGGGATAAGATATTTCCAGAATGGTCGTTAATGTATAAGTTGGATAAATACCTTGAAACCGAAACCAAGTTTTTATCTGGCTCAGGTTATAAGGTCATATATGATAGCCCGTATTATACAATATGGATAAACGAATAA
- a CDS encoding sugar transferase, with the protein MARKYELSITLIGDILLLLGSFFIAWQSSEINQSATSEHAIIANIALMLFWLFIFRSFDLYKTRSEIQIINGLFSLLKSIILGMAILLSFAYLMNVDFFKAKGFLPAYCIMFSSLILWRFLLWGLIGEYVKKMPKKVILFKNGDGLSDCEYHGFSKVKEIKFSEMTADVPRKIFKENRIEGIVIESNGHTQVDILQLISQFTESNYDIFVSPKLYPIVYQHFLIKKVPDSNLLQIIFHPLSAWDRFLKRLTDILLASIALIILSPLIGVIAFLIKIDSPGPVFYTQKRVGFRGRKFSLIKFRSMIKDAEKYTGPVWAKKDDKRITRMGKIMRPFRLDELPQLINVLKGDMSFVGPRPERPHFVSKFVNQISLYPLRHTVHPGITGLAQVKYSYDRTIEDVKKKLEYDLEYINNISLRMDLKIFLKTVLTVLKRQGAH; encoded by the coding sequence ATGGCACGAAAATATGAATTATCAATAACCCTCATAGGTGATATTCTACTTTTATTGGGGTCATTTTTTATTGCGTGGCAGTCATCAGAAATAAATCAGTCAGCCACAAGTGAACACGCTATTATAGCAAACATTGCACTTATGCTTTTCTGGCTATTCATTTTCCGGTCTTTTGATTTATATAAAACTCGTTCAGAGATTCAGATAATAAACGGCCTTTTTAGCCTGCTCAAATCAATTATATTGGGAATGGCAATACTCCTTTCGTTTGCCTATTTAATGAATGTGGATTTCTTCAAGGCAAAAGGGTTTTTACCTGCTTATTGCATAATGTTTTCTTCATTGATACTATGGCGATTCCTTTTGTGGGGTTTGATTGGAGAATATGTAAAGAAAATGCCCAAAAAGGTTATTCTCTTTAAAAATGGCGATGGTTTATCAGATTGTGAATATCATGGGTTTTCCAAGGTAAAAGAGATAAAATTTTCAGAAATGACCGCGGATGTTCCCCGAAAAATTTTTAAAGAAAACCGAATAGAGGGGATTGTGATTGAAAGCAATGGGCATACGCAGGTGGATATTTTACAGTTGATATCTCAGTTCACAGAGAGTAATTATGATATCTTTGTTTCCCCAAAACTTTATCCCATTGTGTATCAACATTTTCTCATAAAAAAAGTTCCAGATTCAAATCTTCTTCAGATAATATTCCATCCACTTTCTGCCTGGGATAGATTTTTAAAGAGACTAACTGACATATTGCTGGCATCAATTGCATTAATAATTTTGTCTCCTTTAATAGGAGTGATTGCATTTTTGATAAAGATTGATTCTCCAGGGCCGGTCTTCTATACACAAAAAAGGGTAGGTTTTAGAGGAAGGAAATTTTCTTTGATTAAATTCCGTTCGATGATTAAAGATGCTGAAAAATATACAGGACCAGTCTGGGCAAAAAAGGATGATAAAAGAATCACTCGGATGGGAAAGATAATGAGGCCGTTCAGGTTGGATGAATTACCGCAATTAATTAATGTCCTTAAAGGAGATATGAGTTTTGTCGGTCCAAGGCCTGAAAGACCGCATTTCGTATCAAAATTTGTCAATCAAATATCCCTTTATCCTTTGCGTCATACAGTCCATCCGGGTATTACTGGACTTGCTCAGGTAAAATATTCTTACGACCGCACGATTGAAGATGTGAAGAAAAAACTTGAATATGACCTTGAATACATAAATAATATTTCATTAAGAATGGATTTAAAAATATTTTTGAAAACAGTTCTTACGGTACTAAAAAGACAGGGAGCACATTGA
- a CDS encoding geranylgeranylglyceryl/heptaprenylglyceryl phosphate synthase, translated as MTKKEVWKKLISVKPGIIALFDPDRIPNKALSRLTKFVSNCDVNAILVGSSLLKNENFDGFVLGVKKEAKCPVILFPGGSHQISRYADGIFFLSLLSGRNPEFLIGEHVKSVFLIKSFGLEVIPVGYILISSGGYTAVEFISNTRSIPKNKPEIVVAHALAGEYLGMKAIYLEAGSGADEPVSEKIVKEVKQQISIPLIVGGGIRKESDAMKLFDVGADFIVLGSIIEKSPSKFKKIVDFVKSRL; from the coding sequence ATGACAAAAAAAGAAGTTTGGAAGAAATTAATTAGCGTAAAACCTGGAATAATTGCGTTATTTGACCCAGACCGTATTCCAAACAAAGCTTTATCAAGGTTGACGAAATTTGTTTCTAATTGTGATGTAAATGCCATTCTTGTTGGAAGTTCTTTGTTAAAGAATGAAAATTTTGATGGATTTGTGTTGGGTGTAAAAAAAGAAGCCAAATGTCCGGTTATATTATTCCCGGGTGGTTCACATCAAATTTCAAGATACGCAGATGGCATATTCTTTCTTTCTCTTTTGAGTGGTCGTAATCCGGAATTTCTTATTGGAGAACATGTAAAATCTGTATTTTTAATAAAATCGTTCGGGCTTGAGGTAATTCCTGTTGGTTATATCTTGATTTCCTCGGGGGGTTATACTGCGGTAGAGTTTATTTCAAATACCCGTTCCATACCCAAAAATAAACCAGAGATAGTCGTTGCCCATGCCCTTGCTGGAGAATACCTTGGAATGAAAGCAATTTACCTTGAGGCAGGCAGTGGCGCAGATGAACCAGTATCTGAAAAAATAGTTAAAGAAGTGAAACAACAGATTTCTATTCCATTAATCGTTGGGGGCGGAATAAGAAAGGAGAGCGATGCAATGAAATTATTTGATGTGGGTGCGGATTTTATCGTACTCGGAAGTATTATAGAAAAGTCTCCATCAAAATTTAAAAAAATTGTTGATTTTGTTAAAAGTCGGCTATAA
- the purD gene encoding phosphoribosylamine--glycine ligase produces MNILIIGSGGREHALAWKINKSKKVKNLYAAPGNPGIAKIATCVNILPTDINGLIRFAKEKNIDLTVVGPELPLSLGIVDEFNRNGLKIFGPTKAASKIEADKSFAREFMAQYGIPSPKFQIYDSALQALKYLKTTNTFPVVIKAAGLASGKGVFIVNNKNEYEKIVDEIFVQHKLGEAGKKIVVEEFLTGQECSIFVLTDGLRALYLPSAQDHKRLYDGNRGPNTGGMGAYSPYPTSKVVSDFIRELIIQPTILCMHENGFPFKGVLYAGLIITASGPKVLEFNCRFGDPETQAMIPLIENDIVELFLGVVENNLQEMQVKIKNLWSICVVIVSAGYPFDYKIGEEIQFKESFESGTLLFHAGTKMEDGKLVTAGGRVLNLVCTADNLRVAKQKAYEEIKKIHFNGMFYRKDIGSSGMKKMKRKRKVR; encoded by the coding sequence ATGAATATTCTAATCATTGGTAGTGGCGGAAGGGAACATGCCCTCGCCTGGAAGATAAATAAATCAAAAAAAGTAAAAAATCTGTATGCAGCGCCGGGGAACCCGGGTATCGCAAAGATTGCAACCTGCGTAAACATACTTCCTACGGATATAAATGGGTTGATTCGTTTTGCGAAAGAAAAAAATATTGACCTTACAGTCGTTGGTCCGGAATTACCTCTATCTTTGGGTATCGTTGATGAATTCAACAGAAATGGTCTGAAGATCTTTGGACCCACCAAGGCTGCAAGCAAGATTGAAGCAGATAAATCCTTTGCCCGTGAATTTATGGCTCAATATGGGATTCCTTCTCCTAAATTTCAAATTTATGATAGTGCGCTGCAAGCACTTAAATATTTAAAAACGACCAACACCTTTCCTGTGGTAATAAAAGCAGCGGGACTTGCCAGTGGAAAGGGTGTATTTATTGTAAACAATAAGAATGAATACGAAAAAATCGTGGATGAAATTTTTGTCCAGCATAAACTTGGTGAAGCGGGCAAAAAGATAGTTGTTGAGGAATTTTTAACTGGACAGGAATGTTCCATTTTTGTTCTAACCGATGGCTTAAGGGCATTGTATCTTCCCTCAGCACAGGACCACAAAAGGCTTTATGATGGAAACCGCGGACCCAACACAGGTGGTATGGGTGCTTACTCTCCTTATCCCACGAGTAAAGTCGTAAGTGACTTTATAAGGGAATTAATTATTCAACCCACAATCTTGTGTATGCATGAAAATGGATTTCCGTTCAAGGGTGTCCTTTATGCCGGTTTGATCATAACTGCATCGGGTCCAAAAGTTCTTGAATTTAACTGTCGATTTGGCGATCCGGAGACACAGGCAATGATCCCCCTGATTGAGAATGATATAGTTGAACTCTTTCTTGGCGTTGTAGAAAACAACCTGCAAGAGATGCAGGTAAAAATTAAAAATTTATGGTCTATATGTGTCGTCATTGTATCGGCGGGTTATCCATTTGATTATAAGATTGGTGAAGAAATACAATTTAAGGAATCATTTGAATCTGGAACACTTCTCTTCCATGCAGGAACCAAGATGGAAGATGGTAAACTTGTGACTGCAGGTGGCAGGGTATTAAATCTGGTGTGCACTGCCGACAACCTGAGGGTCGCCAAACAAAAGGCATACGAAGAGATTAAAAAGATTCATTTCAATGGTATGTTTTACAGAAAAGATATTGGAAGCAGTGGGATGAAAAAGATGAAACGCAAAAGGAAGGTGCGATAA
- a CDS encoding L-threonylcarbamoyladenylate synthase produces MIVKISDDTEIYKKTAEILNSNGIVAIPTDTIYGLAVDGTNYEAIERLRNLKKRTNKPFTYFIPRRLLQNYAIITKKKIIDYFIPGPVTVILKKNPECNLGDEEEKIGVRIPALDFIINFLDYYNKPIAVTSANISGEPELHSPSEISEKFPEIELIIDAGPLYGKSSTVIDLTTPVPVIRRKGAVPILEIEKIYGRRIKLDPSLKFNLLFVCSGNSCRSPMAQGIIKTMLNERYVDVKSAGTAAIDGLPASENARVVVKEFGGDITDHRTRYITKELIDEADLILVMEFKHYETILELSPDSAIKTFLLKEYKRRTKYNEVSDPVGKDLSAYRDTALEMFPSLKFVAEDIKRRLME; encoded by the coding sequence ATGATAGTAAAAATCTCCGACGACACAGAGATTTATAAAAAGACCGCAGAGATATTAAATAGTAATGGCATAGTTGCCATTCCTACCGATACTATTTACGGATTGGCTGTAGATGGCACGAACTATGAGGCAATAGAGCGACTGAGAAATTTAAAGAAAAGGACGAATAAACCATTTACTTATTTCATTCCAAGGCGTTTACTACAAAATTATGCAATCATTACCAAAAAGAAAATAATTGACTATTTTATTCCTGGGCCAGTTACCGTTATATTAAAAAAGAACCCGGAATGTAATCTGGGAGATGAAGAAGAAAAAATTGGAGTGCGAATTCCTGCGCTTGATTTTATAATCAACTTCCTTGATTATTATAATAAACCGATTGCAGTCACAAGTGCCAATATTTCAGGTGAACCAGAATTACATAGTCCGTCTGAGATATCCGAAAAATTTCCTGAAATTGAATTGATAATAGATGCAGGACCTTTATATGGAAAGTCCTCCACGGTCATTGATTTAACTACACCGGTTCCCGTTATTAGACGTAAAGGTGCGGTACCAATCCTTGAGATTGAAAAAATCTATGGCCGAAGGATAAAACTTGACCCATCATTAAAATTTAATCTGCTATTTGTCTGCTCGGGCAATTCCTGTCGTAGTCCTATGGCTCAGGGAATTATAAAAACCATGTTGAATGAAAGATATGTTGATGTAAAATCAGCTGGTACCGCAGCAATAGACGGACTTCCGGCAAGTGAAAATGCACGTGTTGTAGTAAAAGAATTTGGTGGCGATATCACAGACCATAGAACAAGATATATAACAAAAGAATTGATTGATGAAGCGGATTTGATACTTGTTATGGAATTTAAACATTACGAAACAATTTTAGAACTTTCACCTGATTCCGCAATAAAAACATTTTTATTGAAGGAGTATAAAAGAAGAACAAAATATAATGAGGTATCAGATCCCGTAGGTAAGGATTTATCCGCCTATCGTGATACTGCGCTGGAAATGTTTCCTTCCCTGAAGTTTGTTGCCGAAGATATAAAAAGGCGGTTAATGGAATGA
- the thyX gene encoding FAD-dependent thymidylate synthase → MKVTLAGYNIDTELIKILKNNKKSFVFTPETISAAYARISRSPKSVGALRKEALREIEKARRSNRRIIFEMSHHSIAEHAVFNFDIVGISRRAVEEFERFRLCSYTEKSQRYVTLKGDFVIPEEIKKTNLLNEYCEVIELQNNLYKKLFEKLKSFKLKNCPISNDPKSLKFIENSAKEDARYILSFATQTQLGTTINARNLELMIRRFASHQLKEIQELGRKLFKEVKHIAPSIILFYKANDYDQKTYLELEKYCKKLQIKENNIAEVALEDYTKNSDDKILATLLFRVKKSSFGKCLDTVKKMTKDEKIELFKTACQYLELYDTVLREFEVVNYTFSAVVSGGCFGQLKRHRIMTLINQDYDPELGITIPPSIVEIKMVDEFKKVINKTEKLYKKFIKIAPIAGSYILTNAHRKRVLLNLNLRELYHFARLREDPTAQWDIQNLARAMSKEAKKVSPITTLLLCSKTEYPEFYHKLYRKYPKVTEVPPPG, encoded by the coding sequence ATGAAGGTTACTCTCGCCGGGTATAATATTGATACAGAGCTGATTAAAATATTAAAAAATAATAAAAAGAGTTTTGTCTTTACCCCGGAAACAATTTCTGCGGCCTATGCAAGGATAAGTCGGAGTCCAAAATCTGTCGGTGCTTTAAGAAAAGAGGCATTAAGAGAGATTGAAAAGGCAAGACGTTCAAATAGAAGAATTATCTTTGAAATGAGCCATCACTCCATCGCTGAGCATGCGGTATTCAACTTTGATATAGTCGGCATATCACGCCGGGCAGTAGAAGAATTTGAAAGGTTCAGGCTCTGTTCCTATACAGAGAAATCTCAGCGTTATGTTACATTAAAAGGCGATTTTGTAATTCCAGAAGAAATTAAAAAGACAAATCTGTTGAATGAATATTGCGAGGTCATTGAACTCCAGAACAACCTTTATAAAAAATTATTTGAAAAGTTAAAATCTTTTAAATTGAAAAATTGTCCAATTTCAAATGACCCTAAGTCACTCAAGTTTATTGAAAATTCGGCAAAAGAGGATGCAAGGTATATACTTTCCTTTGCAACCCAGACCCAGCTCGGAACAACAATAAATGCACGTAACCTTGAGCTTATGATTCGCAGATTCGCCAGCCACCAACTTAAAGAAATTCAGGAACTGGGCAGAAAATTATTTAAAGAAGTTAAGCATATTGCTCCATCAATTATTCTTTTCTATAAGGCTAATGATTACGACCAGAAGACTTACTTAGAATTAGAGAAATATTGCAAAAAACTTCAAATAAAAGAAAATAATATTGCTGAAGTTGCACTTGAAGATTACACAAAAAATAGCGATGACAAAATACTCGCTACTTTACTATTTCGGGTTAAAAAATCTTCTTTTGGTAAATGTTTGGATACTGTAAAAAAAATGACCAAAGATGAAAAAATAGAATTATTTAAGACTGCCTGTCAGTATCTTGAATTATATGATACGGTTTTGAGGGAATTTGAGGTGGTAAATTACACATTCTCGGCAGTGGTATCGGGTGGGTGTTTTGGCCAGTTAAAACGCCATCGCATAATGACCTTGATAAATCAGGATTACGACCCGGAATTGGGTATCACTATTCCTCCCTCTATCGTCGAAATCAAAATGGTTGATGAATTCAAAAAGGTTATCAATAAAACCGAGAAATTATACAAAAAGTTCATTAAAATTGCTCCGATTGCGGGGTCTTATATTCTTACCAATGCCCACAGAAAAAGGGTGCTTCTAAATTTAAATTTAAGAGAATTGTATCATTTCGCACGCCTGCGTGAAGATCCAACTGCCCAGTGGGATATCCAAAATCTTGCCCGGGCAATGAGCAAAGAGGCAAAGAAGGTATCACCAATCACAACCTTGCTCTTATGCAGTAAGACAGAATATCCAGAATTTTATCATAAATTATATAGAAAATACCCAAAGGTTACAGAAGTTCCACCACCTGGTTAG
- the recJ gene encoding single-stranded-DNA-specific exonuclease RecJ, with translation MSKWLSKHKGEIGEDLIIRGKKIPAVIVQILKNRGYKTPEEIESFFAPTINNLYDPFLISDMEKAVARIDTAIKKNEKILIHGDYDTDGITGISLLYSHLNKLGLNVEYYIPHRLYEGYGVSKAGIDFAIDRGCSLIITVDCGITAFEELHYAKSKKIDVIVCDHHNPKSELPEAYALLNPKLPQSNYPFRELAGVGVAFKFLQAIYRRLGRNEDELFADLDLVALGSVVDVVPLIDENRYLVKLGLKKISKTKKPGIQALINVAGLSGELTAYHLGFIIGPRINACGRLRDAKTAIELLITNDYSKALNLAQELSADNQRRQQIEDEILREAIKIIEENKLFERRIIALGKETWHEGVIGIVASRIVEEYAKPAIVFTLKQDTAKGSARSVSGFDIAAALNFCSELLLKFGGHKQAAGLELSRKNLEDFVEKINQYAQNFDENIFTKKHYYDMELDLKDITEDVVYFLKYFEPTGTENPQPVFLGKNFEVVGVPIIVGEEHLKFSLRKDKVVFPAIAFYHADKILKMVPGKTRIDCLYTIFEDSLVGKKKVVLKIKELKNVEVD, from the coding sequence ATGTCAAAATGGTTGAGTAAACATAAAGGTGAAATTGGAGAAGATTTAATCATTCGTGGGAAGAAAATTCCCGCAGTGATAGTTCAAATTTTAAAAAACCGTGGCTACAAAACACCTGAAGAGATTGAATCTTTTTTTGCTCCCACAATCAACAATCTCTACGACCCTTTTTTAATCTCTGATATGGAAAAGGCTGTGGCAAGAATAGATACTGCAATTAAAAAAAATGAAAAGATTTTAATACATGGTGATTATGATACAGATGGGATTACAGGCATTTCTCTTCTCTATAGTCATTTAAATAAATTGGGTCTAAATGTAGAATATTATATCCCGCACAGATTATATGAAGGTTATGGTGTTTCAAAGGCAGGGATCGATTTTGCAATAGATAGAGGATGTTCATTGATTATTACTGTTGATTGCGGAATCACGGCATTTGAAGAACTACATTATGCAAAATCAAAAAAAATAGATGTTATCGTCTGCGACCATCATAATCCGAAATCCGAACTTCCCGAGGCATATGCCCTGCTCAATCCTAAATTGCCCCAATCCAATTATCCATTTAGGGAACTCGCTGGAGTAGGTGTTGCATTTAAATTTCTTCAGGCGATATACAGAAGGCTCGGACGAAATGAAGACGAACTATTTGCGGACCTTGACCTTGTTGCCTTGGGTAGTGTTGTTGATGTTGTTCCATTGATTGATGAAAACCGGTATCTTGTAAAATTGGGATTAAAGAAAATATCAAAGACCAAAAAACCTGGCATACAGGCTTTAATAAACGTAGCCGGACTCAGTGGAGAATTGACTGCCTACCATCTCGGGTTCATCATTGGACCGCGAATCAATGCCTGTGGCAGATTGCGTGACGCAAAGACGGCAATTGAACTTTTGATAACGAATGATTATTCTAAGGCATTGAATCTTGCCCAGGAGCTTTCTGCAGACAATCAAAGACGCCAGCAGATAGAAGACGAAATTCTTAGAGAAGCAATAAAAATCATTGAAGAAAATAAATTGTTTGAAAGACGCATTATCGCCTTAGGCAAAGAGACCTGGCATGAAGGGGTCATAGGAATTGTTGCCTCAAGGATTGTTGAAGAATATGCTAAACCAGCGATAGTCTTCACCCTAAAACAGGATACTGCCAAGGGCTCTGCCCGTTCGGTCAGTGGATTTGATATTGCTGCAGCATTGAATTTTTGTTCTGAACTATTATTAAAATTTGGTGGTCATAAACAGGCAGCAGGGCTTGAATTATCAAGAAAGAATCTTGAAGATTTTGTGGAAAAAATAAATCAATATGCACAAAACTTTGATGAGAATATATTTACGAAAAAGCATTATTATGATATGGAACTTGATTTAAAAGATATAACAGAAGATGTCGTATATTTTCTGAAGTACTTTGAACCCACAGGCACAGAAAATCCCCAGCCGGTATTTTTGGGTAAAAATTTTGAAGTCGTGGGTGTTCCAATCATAGTGGGAGAAGAACATCTCAAATTTTCATTGAGAAAGGATAAGGTTGTCTTTCCTGCAATTGCCTTTTATCACGCCGATAAAATACTCAAAATGGTTCCTGGAAAGACACGCATTGATTGCCTGTATACAATTTTTGAAGATTCACTCGTGGGTAAGAAGAAGGTCGTCCTGAAAATAAAAGAGTTAAAAAATGTGGAAGTTGATTGA
- a CDS encoding polyphenol oxidase family protein — translation MWKLIEESDLKYFKFIFEDKIFLYSTKYGTEKFLEKFKPIMLKQIHSDIIVDIDEEQNTTGDGLITSGNKCIGVKIADCLPVYLFSKERIAILHCGWRSIIKGIVKKAKDILRDYRYVLGASIGPCCYEIKSDLESLYQKHYPEAVIKKNYKIYLNLKKAVIIELGEKNLVADLDYCTYCNTLYFYSHRRGDKARNYAAFMRDHQTFQ, via the coding sequence ATGTGGAAGTTGATTGAAGAATCTGATTTAAAATATTTTAAATTTATTTTTGAAGATAAAATATTTCTTTATTCAACAAAATACGGAACTGAAAAGTTTTTAGAAAAATTCAAACCCATTATGCTGAAACAGATACATTCTGATATAATCGTTGATATTGACGAAGAACAGAATACCACAGGGGACGGTTTGATCACCTCGGGTAACAAATGTATTGGGGTTAAAATCGCTGATTGTCTGCCGGTATATCTATTTTCCAAAGAAAGAATCGCAATACTGCATTGTGGATGGCGTTCAATAATCAAAGGTATTGTAAAAAAAGCAAAAGATATTCTAAGAGATTACAGATATGTTCTCGGTGCCAGTATTGGTCCCTGCTGTTATGAAATCAAATCAGACCTTGAATCTTTATATCAAAAACATTATCCTGAAGCAGTGATAAAGAAAAATTATAAAATTTATCTAAATTTAAAAAAAGCAGTCATAATTGAACTTGGTGAGAAAAATCTTGTTGCTGATTTAGATTACTGTACCTATTGTAATACATTATATTTCTATTCTCATCGACGCGGGGACAAAGCACGAAATTACGCAGCATTTATGAGAGACCACCAGACATTTCAGTAA